In Streptomyces sp. RFCAC02, the following proteins share a genomic window:
- a CDS encoding ATP-binding protein, producing the protein MTHRSRTAAPLFVPRGDGRTARAATRRLLAQATARSRAADTTTTGTALALPPPVHPPGGRRGPDSARAGTLRLPDHHLTTAIAAGAYPFLAEGGLGGEGTYIGRDVHAEASFCFDPFRLYGTIDGFTNPNVLLAGVIGQGKSALAKSLALRSSAFGHRVYVPCDPKAEWTPVAAALGGTTIALGPGQPGRLNPLDTAPRPAGVPEADWADEVRSRRLLLLTSLARTVLSRELLPMEHTALYVALDTAVADAARAGRPPLLGDVALVLTSRRLDPDDEHASRQLTNAARDVAHGLRRLVQGDLAGMFDAPSNLRFDPDAPMLTIDLSRLGNTGDDTALVLAMTCASAWMEAALADPDGGRRWIIYDEAWRLMRHTSLLHHMQAQWKLARGLGIANLAIIHRLSDLLTAGDAGTAPRALAEGLLADCSTRIIYRQETDQLHAAADLLGLTTVETDAIAHLNRGRGLWKVAGRSFIVQHLLHPTEAEYFDTDTRMH; encoded by the coding sequence GTGACCCACCGTTCCCGCACCGCCGCCCCGCTGTTCGTCCCCCGCGGCGACGGCAGGACGGCCCGCGCGGCGACACGCCGCCTCCTCGCCCAGGCCACCGCCCGCTCCCGGGCCGCCGACACAACCACGACGGGCACGGCGCTTGCCCTGCCCCCGCCGGTCCACCCGCCCGGCGGACGCCGTGGCCCCGACTCCGCCCGCGCCGGCACACTGCGGCTGCCCGACCACCACCTCACCACCGCCATCGCCGCCGGCGCCTACCCGTTCCTCGCCGAAGGCGGCCTGGGCGGCGAAGGCACCTACATCGGGCGCGACGTCCACGCCGAGGCGAGCTTCTGCTTCGACCCCTTCCGCCTCTACGGCACCATCGACGGCTTCACGAACCCCAACGTGCTGCTCGCCGGCGTCATCGGCCAGGGCAAATCCGCGCTCGCCAAAAGCCTCGCCCTGCGCAGCAGCGCCTTCGGCCACCGCGTCTACGTCCCCTGCGATCCGAAGGCCGAATGGACGCCCGTGGCCGCCGCTCTGGGCGGTACCACCATCGCACTCGGCCCCGGCCAGCCGGGACGGCTCAACCCGCTGGACACCGCCCCGCGCCCCGCCGGCGTCCCGGAAGCCGACTGGGCCGATGAAGTCCGCAGCCGCCGCCTGCTGCTGCTCACCTCCCTGGCCCGCACCGTCCTGTCCCGGGAGTTGCTGCCCATGGAGCACACGGCCCTCTACGTCGCCCTCGACACCGCCGTCGCCGACGCCGCACGCGCCGGACGTCCTCCGCTCCTGGGCGACGTCGCGCTCGTCCTCACCAGCCGACGGCTCGACCCCGACGACGAGCACGCCTCCCGACAGCTCACGAACGCGGCACGGGACGTCGCGCACGGACTGCGCCGCCTCGTCCAGGGAGACCTGGCCGGCATGTTCGACGCGCCCTCCAACCTCCGGTTCGACCCGGACGCCCCGATGCTGACCATCGATCTCTCCCGCCTCGGCAACACCGGCGACGACACTGCCCTCGTGCTGGCCATGACCTGCGCTTCAGCGTGGATGGAAGCCGCCCTGGCCGATCCGGACGGCGGCCGGCGCTGGATCATCTACGACGAGGCATGGCGGCTGATGCGACACACCAGCCTCCTGCACCACATGCAGGCCCAGTGGAAACTCGCCCGCGGACTCGGCATCGCCAACCTCGCGATCATCCACCGCCTCTCCGACCTGCTGACGGCCGGCGACGCCGGAACAGCGCCCCGAGCACTCGCCGAAGGACTGCTCGCCGACTGCTCCACCCGCATCATCTACCGCCAGGAGACCGACCAGCTCCACGCCGCGGCCGACCTCCTCGGCCTCACCACAGTCGAGACCGACGCCATCGCCCACCTCAACCGGGGCCGCGGCCTGTGGAAAGTCGCCGGACGCTCCTTCATCGTCCAGCACCTCCTCCACCCCACCGAAGCCGAATACTTCGACACCGACACCCGCATGCACTGA
- a CDS encoding SCO6880 family protein, which translates to MPEQLAPPTVVFPHRPRRGVLYGLSLPQLVLAASALALLLLTLLSAGLLSAVALGPVWAAVATLVTVRRSGRPLIDWLPVIARYALRRRTGQTRWLARPVTRPRREGLLHLPGSAASLQVLSPSGPGDQAAAVYDPHRRVLVAIARVTSRAYVLLDPATQHQHVAGWGRVLASLARTEHIAAIQVLERTVPDSTGDAVARHWRRHGHHTGPAADIYGELVAAAGPAAAPHETYLAVALDLKAARRLIGQAGGGLGGAFTVLSQTTAGVTQAVRNAGLTVTGWLTAPQVAGVIRSAYDPTARTALQQWSPSGRTEADPAAAGPVVQIEEHDRLATDTARHVTYWVENWPRTETGASFLHGLLFTGGVRRCLSLIHTPQDLDRALRDIRRTKAGILADAAERARRGQVAAEADDVEYQDVISRERQLIAGHASVGLTGLLTISAPDDTALDAACTQIETAAVAAQIDLRRFSYQQAEAFLLAALPLARTAA; encoded by the coding sequence TTGCCCGAACAGCTCGCCCCTCCCACCGTCGTCTTCCCGCACCGACCCAGACGCGGAGTCCTCTACGGCCTCTCCCTCCCCCAACTCGTCCTCGCCGCATCAGCGTTGGCGCTCCTGCTGCTGACCCTGCTGTCCGCCGGCCTCCTCAGCGCCGTCGCCCTCGGCCCCGTCTGGGCAGCGGTCGCCACGCTGGTCACCGTCCGCCGCTCGGGACGCCCGCTGATCGACTGGCTCCCCGTCATCGCCCGCTATGCCCTGCGGCGCCGAACGGGACAGACCCGGTGGCTGGCACGCCCCGTCACCCGGCCCCGCCGCGAAGGGCTGCTGCACCTGCCCGGCAGCGCCGCCTCCCTCCAGGTCCTCAGCCCCTCCGGCCCCGGTGACCAGGCCGCCGCCGTGTACGACCCGCACCGGCGCGTCCTCGTCGCCATCGCCCGGGTCACCTCCCGCGCCTACGTCCTGCTCGATCCCGCCACGCAGCACCAGCACGTGGCCGGGTGGGGACGCGTGCTCGCGAGCCTGGCGCGCACGGAGCACATCGCCGCCATCCAGGTGCTGGAGCGCACCGTCCCCGACTCGACCGGTGACGCGGTCGCCCGCCACTGGAGGCGCCATGGGCACCACACCGGCCCGGCCGCCGACATCTACGGCGAACTGGTCGCCGCGGCCGGACCGGCCGCCGCTCCTCACGAGACGTATCTCGCGGTCGCCCTGGACCTCAAGGCGGCCCGGCGGCTCATCGGCCAGGCCGGCGGCGGCCTGGGCGGCGCGTTCACCGTGCTGTCCCAGACCACCGCCGGCGTCACCCAGGCCGTCCGGAACGCCGGACTGACGGTGACCGGCTGGCTGACCGCCCCGCAGGTCGCCGGCGTCATCCGCAGCGCCTACGACCCCACCGCCCGTACGGCGCTCCAGCAGTGGTCCCCTTCCGGCCGCACGGAAGCCGATCCGGCCGCCGCCGGACCCGTCGTGCAGATCGAGGAGCACGACCGGCTCGCCACCGACACCGCGCGGCACGTCACCTACTGGGTGGAGAACTGGCCCCGCACCGAGACCGGCGCCTCGTTCCTGCACGGGTTGCTGTTCACCGGCGGCGTGCGGCGCTGCCTGTCCCTCATCCACACCCCGCAGGATCTCGACCGTGCCCTGCGCGACATCCGCCGCACGAAGGCCGGCATCCTGGCGGACGCCGCCGAACGCGCCCGCCGCGGACAGGTCGCCGCCGAGGCCGACGACGTCGAGTACCAGGACGTGATCAGCCGCGAACGGCAGCTCATCGCGGGGCACGCCTCCGTCGGGCTGACCGGCCTGCTGACCATCTCGGCACCTGACGACACAGCGCTGGACGCCGCCTGCACCCAGATCGAAACCGCCGCCGTCGCCGCTCAGATCGACCTGCGGCGCTTCTCCTACCAGCAGGCCGAGGCGTTCCTCCTGGCCGCGCTGCCCCTGGCCCGCACCGCCGCGTGA
- a CDS encoding DUF3631 domain-containing protein, which produces MKSPIVLIWPEPGQRVVLVAETTHATPRCSCTQAGRTDSPEPMSLLDACLTAFSTAGDPAAMASADLVAGLRHLPGTAEGRWLYRDLTQQRLAHLLAPYRIHTRDTRLGNGRRLKAYHRADLAALGRR; this is translated from the coding sequence GTGAAGTCACCGATCGTCCTGATCTGGCCGGAGCCCGGCCAGCGCGTCGTCCTCGTCGCCGAAACGACGCACGCGACGCCCCGCTGCTCCTGCACTCAGGCCGGGCGAACCGATTCTCCGGAGCCCATGTCGCTCCTGGACGCGTGCCTCACCGCGTTCTCGACCGCGGGCGATCCTGCCGCCATGGCCTCGGCCGATCTGGTGGCCGGTCTGCGGCACCTGCCCGGAACCGCCGAGGGGCGCTGGCTCTACCGGGACCTCACCCAGCAGCGCCTCGCTCACCTGCTGGCCCCCTACCGCATCCACACCAGGGACACCCGGCTGGGCAACGGACGCCGCCTGAAGGCGTACCACCGTGCGGATCTCGCTGCCCTGGGCAGGCGATGA
- a CDS encoding type IV secretory system conjugative DNA transfer family protein: MAPSLSARGGGDGYDIAFKILLATVAVAVPLAHLAWLGGNLTARLTGADPWAPYLPADALLHREQLWPRTGPTALLIGALIIPAVALAAGAGACAWWAHRMRRSRRGPVADMATPMDVEPLLRKAVTAKARSLRPSLSHVRHIAARDTGVLLGNLQGTGHEVRMGFEDVAVAIMAPRSGKTTSLAIPSILNAPGAVLLTSNKAAGDAYTATLQARAEVGRAWTLDPQQIAHAERTMWWNPLESATTLEGANRLAGHFLAASVDASQQGDFWSKAGSNILAQLFLAAALGGRPITDVMGWLAFPGDRTPLDILRDHDFAGVAAQLKGTVEGPPETRDGIYETARQYAAALLNAETARWVTPQPDADQFRPETFVSSRDTLYLLSKDGGGGASALIAACADAVMRAATTQAERTGGRLDPPMLAILDEAANVCKISDLPDLYSHLGSRGIIPITILQSYRQGQKVWGDAGMDAMWSAATVKVIGSGIDDPDFADKLSRLIGDHDVETTSTSQSDSGKSTSISTRQERILPADAIRALPKGTALCFATGMRPAMLTLRPWYLEPDADALATASTTASQDITTRAIAKTAPPPDQPREAA, from the coding sequence TTGGCTCCTTCCCTGTCCGCTCGCGGCGGTGGTGACGGCTACGACATCGCCTTCAAGATCCTGCTCGCCACCGTGGCCGTCGCCGTCCCGCTGGCCCATCTCGCCTGGCTGGGCGGAAATCTCACCGCCCGGCTCACCGGCGCCGACCCGTGGGCGCCGTATCTGCCGGCCGACGCTCTCCTGCACCGCGAACAGCTGTGGCCCCGCACCGGACCCACCGCCCTGCTGATCGGCGCGCTGATCATCCCCGCCGTCGCCCTGGCCGCCGGCGCCGGCGCATGCGCATGGTGGGCGCACCGGATGCGGCGTAGCCGGCGCGGGCCGGTGGCGGACATGGCCACGCCCATGGACGTCGAGCCGCTGCTGCGCAAGGCCGTCACCGCGAAGGCCCGGTCGCTGCGGCCGAGCCTCAGCCACGTCCGGCACATCGCCGCTCGGGACACCGGCGTGCTGCTGGGCAATCTGCAGGGCACGGGCCATGAGGTGCGCATGGGATTCGAGGACGTCGCCGTGGCGATCATGGCACCGCGGTCGGGGAAGACGACCAGTCTGGCGATCCCCTCGATCCTCAACGCACCCGGCGCGGTCCTGCTCACCTCCAACAAGGCCGCCGGCGACGCCTACACCGCCACTCTGCAGGCGCGGGCGGAAGTGGGGCGGGCCTGGACGCTGGACCCGCAGCAGATCGCCCACGCGGAGCGCACCATGTGGTGGAACCCGCTGGAGAGCGCCACGACGCTGGAGGGCGCGAACCGGCTCGCCGGCCACTTCCTGGCCGCGTCGGTGGACGCGTCGCAGCAGGGCGACTTCTGGTCCAAGGCCGGCTCGAACATCCTCGCGCAGCTCTTCCTGGCCGCCGCGCTGGGCGGGCGGCCGATCACCGATGTGATGGGCTGGCTCGCCTTCCCCGGTGACCGCACGCCGCTGGACATCCTGCGCGACCACGACTTCGCCGGGGTGGCCGCCCAGCTCAAGGGCACCGTCGAGGGTCCGCCCGAAACCAGGGACGGCATCTACGAGACGGCCCGGCAGTACGCGGCCGCCCTGCTGAACGCGGAGACCGCCCGCTGGGTCACCCCGCAGCCGGACGCCGACCAGTTCCGGCCCGAGACGTTCGTCAGCTCCCGCGACACCCTGTACCTGCTGTCCAAGGACGGCGGCGGTGGAGCGTCCGCCCTGATCGCGGCCTGCGCCGACGCCGTCATGCGCGCCGCGACCACCCAAGCCGAACGCACCGGCGGACGCCTGGACCCGCCCATGCTCGCGATCCTCGACGAGGCCGCCAACGTCTGCAAGATTTCCGACCTCCCCGACCTCTACTCGCACCTGGGGTCGCGCGGGATCATCCCGATCACCATCCTGCAGTCCTACCGCCAGGGCCAGAAAGTCTGGGGCGACGCCGGGATGGACGCCATGTGGTCCGCCGCCACCGTCAAGGTCATCGGAAGCGGCATCGACGACCCCGACTTCGCCGACAAACTCAGCAGGCTCATCGGCGACCACGACGTCGAGACAACCTCCACGTCCCAGTCCGACTCGGGGAAGTCCACCAGCATCTCGACGCGGCAAGAACGCATCCTGCCGGCCGACGCCATCCGTGCCCTGCCCAAAGGCACCGCACTGTGTTTCGCCACCGGGATGCGCCCAGCCATGCTCACTCTGCGCCCCTGGTACCTCGAACCGGACGCCGACGCCCTGGCCACCGCATCCACCACCGCCTCACAGGACATCACCACCCGAGCCATCGCCAAGACCGCTCCCCCACCCGACCAGCCACGGGAAGCAGCCTGA
- a CDS encoding DUF317 domain-containing protein, with the protein MKRDWPGWGQHDQQQTMLHYLVSPRHLAGGGDLGHVTAFLRASGWKTLRPHGPTTGCLALESPDRTVRVGYDMEAIPGGWTISGRPTAGQEAWHATFGRQTPVEIIAGLTDGLTRPHATHPANPWTPLRNGGWRIEHRTQHTATSPDATARFRYHKDAHGQPIWWTGVRDQGVAWEAVLTPTTPSHLVTAFTVALTSPDPVLRPHNHLPPSTLLHAEPVPLTPRQLGGWQQHRITTARADTWARNTPPARPTRRPASSRWR; encoded by the coding sequence GTGAAACGGGACTGGCCGGGCTGGGGACAGCACGATCAGCAGCAGACGATGCTCCACTACCTGGTCTCTCCCCGCCACCTGGCAGGCGGGGGCGACCTCGGCCACGTCACCGCCTTCCTGCGGGCATCGGGCTGGAAGACGCTCCGCCCGCACGGCCCCACGACCGGCTGCCTCGCCCTGGAAAGCCCGGACCGCACCGTCCGCGTCGGCTACGACATGGAGGCCATCCCCGGCGGGTGGACGATCTCCGGCCGGCCGACGGCCGGCCAGGAAGCGTGGCACGCGACCTTCGGCCGGCAGACCCCCGTGGAGATCATCGCCGGGCTCACCGACGGCCTCACCCGGCCCCACGCCACACACCCCGCCAATCCCTGGACGCCCCTGCGCAACGGCGGCTGGCGCATCGAGCACCGCACCCAGCACACCGCGACCAGCCCGGACGCGACCGCGCGGTTCCGCTACCACAAGGACGCCCACGGCCAGCCCATCTGGTGGACCGGCGTACGCGACCAAGGCGTCGCGTGGGAAGCCGTGCTCACCCCCACCACACCGAGCCACCTCGTGACGGCGTTCACCGTGGCACTCACCTCACCGGACCCCGTACTGCGCCCGCACAACCACCTCCCGCCCAGCACCCTCCTGCACGCCGAACCAGTACCCCTGACTCCGCGGCAACTCGGAGGGTGGCAGCAGCACCGGATCACCACGGCCCGCGCCGACACCTGGGCACGTAACACGCCCCCCGCCCGGCCAACCCGTCGCCCCGCCAGCAGCCGTTGGCGCTGA
- a CDS encoding site-specific DNA-methyltransferase has protein sequence MSFSLHHGDALNVLSGLPDACVDSVITDPPYNSGGRTAMERTSRSARQKYSSAEAKHRLPDFTGENMDQRSYGFWLTQIMTEAHRLTRDGGTALLFSDWRQLPVTTDAIQAAGWLWRGILAWHKPTSRPQKGRFTQNCEFIVWASKGAIDGDRNPVYLPGLYSASQPSGKARCHITQKPVPVMRELVKIAPPGGTVLDFCAGSGSTGVAALLEGRDFIGVEKTTHYHEIAARRLDETLQQTGDPGDFELTS, from the coding sequence TTGTCTTTTTCTCTCCATCATGGTGACGCGCTGAACGTGCTTTCCGGGCTGCCCGACGCTTGCGTGGACAGCGTCATCACCGATCCGCCCTACAATTCCGGCGGCCGCACGGCGATGGAACGCACGTCTCGCAGCGCACGACAGAAGTACAGCAGCGCCGAAGCCAAGCACCGGCTGCCGGACTTCACCGGCGAGAACATGGACCAGCGCTCCTACGGCTTCTGGCTGACCCAGATCATGACGGAAGCCCACCGTCTCACCCGGGACGGCGGGACAGCGCTGCTGTTCAGCGACTGGCGGCAGCTTCCCGTCACAACGGACGCGATCCAGGCAGCCGGCTGGCTGTGGCGCGGGATCCTCGCCTGGCACAAGCCCACGAGCCGACCGCAGAAAGGCCGGTTCACGCAGAACTGCGAATTCATCGTGTGGGCCAGCAAGGGCGCCATCGACGGGGACCGCAACCCGGTCTACCTGCCCGGCCTCTACAGCGCGTCCCAGCCGTCCGGAAAGGCGCGCTGTCACATCACCCAGAAGCCGGTTCCGGTCATGCGTGAGCTGGTGAAGATCGCGCCGCCCGGAGGGACAGTGCTCGACTTCTGTGCCGGCAGCGGCTCCACCGGTGTCGCCGCCCTGCTCGAGGGGCGTGACTTCATCGGCGTGGAAAAAACAACGCATTACCACGAGATCGCCGCTCGGCGGCTCGACGAGACGCTCCAGCAGACCGGAGATCCCGGGGACTTCGAGTTGACGAGCTGA
- a CDS encoding DUF4913 domain-containing protein, with protein MPEPTQAESGTARPVRIPEADLETIEASVRKLLDRSAEQARRLDALAEENPVPFGAVGRRLPSAPVPAAPPEPRPILELDGPELDDEIDALTGWVDGFLMPTHGAEVTTASPWCRRWQEHQDVLAWLHALWLAYQQHAEPEAGPAGMLVWHRDFLTHTMAVIRAPGGPLSACMTDPDRPAHRLLPRPQPSTRTTDSGTDEEDGDTR; from the coding sequence TTGCCCGAACCGACCCAAGCCGAAAGCGGAACGGCGCGGCCCGTACGCATTCCCGAGGCTGACCTGGAGACGATCGAGGCCAGCGTGCGCAAGCTGCTGGACCGGTCGGCCGAGCAGGCACGCCGGCTCGACGCGCTCGCCGAGGAGAACCCGGTCCCGTTCGGAGCCGTGGGCAGGCGCCTTCCGTCCGCCCCGGTGCCGGCCGCCCCGCCGGAGCCGCGTCCGATCCTCGAGCTGGACGGCCCGGAACTCGACGACGAGATCGACGCCCTGACGGGCTGGGTGGACGGGTTCCTGATGCCCACCCACGGCGCCGAGGTCACCACCGCGTCACCCTGGTGCCGGCGATGGCAGGAACACCAGGACGTTCTCGCCTGGCTGCACGCCCTGTGGCTGGCCTACCAGCAGCACGCCGAACCCGAAGCCGGACCGGCCGGGATGCTCGTGTGGCACCGCGACTTCCTCACGCACACCATGGCGGTGATCCGGGCGCCCGGCGGGCCGCTGTCCGCCTGCATGACGGACCCGGACCGGCCGGCACACCGCCTCCTGCCCCGGCCCCAGCCCTCGACGCGCACAACGGACAGCGGCACCGACGAGGAAGACGGGGACACCCGGTGA
- a CDS encoding ATP-binding protein, whose product MVDTIGGAADAVGDAAAFAADPGKAIGEWMADSAGELAAAAADLAADAVDATTHVDLGAQWFIDNYQMLLPIGLVLIVATFCAQLTRAALRRDGQALAQAFTGTVTGVLFSFAAIALTTVALDVTDALSDGLFTASGQSVSDAVRRVVSVGQITGLTDLGWLVAVFAALAAALGAALFWCVMMVRKVGILVLVTLAVFAGAGGGWEVARRWRRGWIEATATLVVSKLLMTVIFVLGISAIGSSVAEGGIGALADVLAGTVIMALVLLCPYATFRFVHWASEGTSGEDIHRAGGSGAQVARQHASHVGRRAAALAASGVGGAAAASGTAPQGPDSPTGTFPRSPAATAHVSGEGAAVGMTKAAMPPDVDQGAGTLPGRNSGRRRPEVTPSSREPTGPRGSAPAPSPGAASRPQPAPGPSSPGPIGPAGPPPDGT is encoded by the coding sequence ATGGTCGACACGATCGGCGGGGCCGCCGACGCGGTCGGCGACGCCGCCGCATTCGCCGCCGATCCCGGCAAGGCCATCGGCGAGTGGATGGCCGACAGCGCCGGCGAACTCGCCGCCGCGGCCGCCGATCTGGCCGCCGACGCGGTCGACGCCACCACCCATGTCGATCTCGGCGCCCAGTGGTTCATCGACAACTACCAGATGCTCCTGCCGATCGGCCTCGTCCTGATCGTCGCGACCTTCTGCGCCCAGCTGACCCGCGCGGCGCTCCGGCGCGACGGCCAGGCCCTCGCCCAGGCGTTCACCGGCACGGTGACCGGCGTCCTGTTCTCCTTCGCCGCCATCGCACTGACCACCGTCGCCCTGGACGTCACCGACGCCCTCAGCGACGGGCTGTTCACCGCATCCGGGCAGTCGGTCTCCGACGCCGTACGCCGCGTCGTGTCGGTGGGGCAGATCACCGGACTCACCGACCTGGGCTGGCTGGTCGCGGTCTTCGCCGCCCTGGCAGCCGCCCTGGGCGCCGCACTGTTCTGGTGCGTGATGATGGTCCGCAAGGTCGGGATCCTCGTCCTGGTCACCCTGGCCGTCTTCGCCGGAGCCGGCGGCGGCTGGGAAGTTGCCCGCCGATGGCGCCGGGGCTGGATCGAGGCCACCGCGACCCTCGTGGTCTCGAAACTGCTGATGACGGTCATCTTCGTCCTGGGCATCAGCGCGATCGGCAGCAGCGTAGCCGAGGGCGGAATCGGCGCCCTCGCCGACGTCCTGGCCGGCACCGTGATCATGGCGCTCGTGCTGCTGTGCCCGTACGCGACCTTCCGGTTCGTCCACTGGGCCTCCGAGGGCACCAGCGGCGAGGACATCCACCGCGCCGGCGGTTCCGGCGCACAGGTCGCCCGCCAGCACGCCTCCCATGTCGGCCGGCGCGCTGCCGCCCTGGCCGCCAGCGGCGTCGGCGGTGCGGCTGCCGCCTCCGGCACCGCACCCCAAGGGCCGGACTCTCCGACCGGGACCTTCCCCCGTTCTCCCGCCGCCACCGCACATGTCAGCGGCGAAGGAGCTGCGGTCGGCATGACGAAGGCCGCGATGCCGCCCGACGTCGATCAGGGAGCCGGCACGCTACCCGGCCGGAACTCCGGGCGCCGCCGGCCGGAAGTAACGCCCTCCTCCCGCGAGCCCACCGGCCCCCGCGGGAGCGCCCCGGCGCCTTCCCCGGGCGCCGCGTCCCGTCCGCAGCCGGCCCCGGGTCCATCCAGCCCCGGTCCCATCGGACCTGCCGGGCCCCCGCCCGACGGCACCTGA
- a CDS encoding DUF6238 family protein: MNHHVPAERRTPVASAHPDDADLYLRAATAGIRHHTRALTRRGTDPATRDHLDQLHAHLVELLRLLDHLTNTVRPQHPAAGRSVAEARNRLWEAATGIHAAFHHLPAPADGPPLLTICRRHLSASHAVRRHTTPSDLTREGPPR; this comes from the coding sequence GTGAACCACCATGTCCCGGCAGAAAGGAGGACTCCCGTCGCCTCCGCCCATCCGGACGATGCCGATCTCTATCTGCGGGCCGCCACCGCGGGCATCCGCCACCACACCCGGGCACTCACCCGGCGAGGCACCGATCCGGCCACCCGCGACCATCTCGACCAACTCCACGCCCACCTCGTCGAACTGCTGCGGCTGCTCGACCACCTCACGAACACCGTCCGGCCCCAGCACCCCGCAGCCGGCCGGTCCGTCGCTGAAGCCCGCAACCGGCTGTGGGAAGCGGCCACCGGCATCCACGCCGCTTTCCATCACCTCCCCGCACCCGCCGACGGCCCGCCCCTACTGACCATCTGCCGCCGCCATCTCTCGGCCAGCCACGCCGTCCGCCGCCACACCACTCCCTCGGACCTGACCCGCGAAGGACCGCCCCGGTGA
- a CDS encoding DUF6112 family protein, with translation MPAPLSTLAYDPGVTPAEGGLPGLSVLREVVNSINLFCILAVVGALAVSLSVWAWGHHTGGHQAEANGKKGAVVAAGAALGLGAANGIVAFFSALGTEVH, from the coding sequence ATCCCCGCTCCCCTTTCCACCCTCGCGTACGACCCGGGCGTTACGCCCGCCGAAGGCGGCCTGCCGGGGCTTTCCGTCCTGCGCGAGGTCGTCAACAGCATCAACCTGTTCTGCATCCTCGCCGTCGTGGGTGCCCTCGCCGTCTCCCTGAGTGTGTGGGCCTGGGGCCACCACACCGGCGGCCATCAGGCCGAGGCCAACGGCAAGAAGGGCGCCGTCGTAGCCGCCGGCGCCGCGCTCGGTCTCGGCGCCGCCAACGGCATCGTCGCCTTCTTTTCCGCACTCGGCACGGAGGTCCACTGA
- a CDS encoding C40 family peptidase produces MLVLSPFLITGTALVAFAGHAAVSASPTACQDALDAASIAEELSELDQPDEQVANASVIVSTGRLLDIPARGQVIALATAMQESGLLNLPYGDRDSLGLFQQRPSQGWGTAEEILEPASASTRFYEALVQVDGWQQLTVAQAAQAVQRSAYPDAYAQWEDLATALQEVLAETAVESDGAACPDSDSTDWDTIPEGTVPEGYAIPASAGPAARTAIVWAMGQLGTPYQWGGTCTDPHGPDPMARCDCSSLVQQAYAHAGVSLTRTTYTQVTEGEAVSPDDIAPGDLVFSRGTAERPEHVGMAIGAGLVIEAPRTGKPVRITPLEDWDVLVVRHVV; encoded by the coding sequence GTGCTCGTTCTTTCCCCGTTTCTCATCACCGGGACGGCACTCGTGGCCTTCGCCGGCCACGCGGCGGTCTCCGCGTCGCCCACGGCCTGCCAGGACGCCCTCGACGCCGCGTCGATCGCCGAGGAGCTCTCCGAGCTGGACCAGCCGGACGAGCAGGTCGCCAACGCCTCGGTCATCGTCTCCACCGGCCGGCTGCTGGACATCCCCGCCCGTGGGCAGGTCATCGCGCTGGCCACCGCCATGCAGGAGTCCGGGCTCCTCAACCTCCCCTACGGAGACCGGGACTCGCTCGGCCTCTTCCAGCAACGCCCCTCCCAGGGCTGGGGAACGGCTGAGGAGATCCTCGAACCCGCCTCGGCAAGCACCCGTTTCTACGAGGCGCTGGTGCAGGTGGACGGCTGGCAGCAGCTCACCGTCGCGCAGGCCGCTCAGGCCGTACAGCGATCCGCCTATCCGGACGCCTACGCCCAGTGGGAAGACCTCGCCACCGCCCTGCAGGAAGTCCTGGCGGAGACCGCCGTGGAGTCCGACGGCGCCGCATGCCCCGACAGCGACAGCACCGACTGGGACACCATCCCCGAAGGGACCGTGCCCGAGGGGTACGCGATCCCCGCAAGCGCCGGTCCGGCGGCACGAACGGCGATCGTCTGGGCGATGGGGCAGCTCGGCACCCCCTACCAGTGGGGCGGCACGTGCACCGACCCGCACGGCCCCGACCCCATGGCCCGCTGCGACTGCAGCTCCCTGGTGCAACAGGCGTACGCCCACGCGGGCGTATCGCTCACCCGCACCACCTACACCCAGGTGACGGAAGGCGAGGCCGTCTCCCCCGACGACATCGCTCCCGGCGACCTGGTCTTCAGCCGAGGCACCGCCGAACGGCCCGAACACGTCGGCATGGCCATCGGCGCGGGACTCGTCATCGAGGCACCGCGCACCGGCAAACCCGTACGGATCACGCCGCTGGAGGACTGGGACGTCCTCGTCGTGCGCCACGTCGTCTGA